The following proteins are co-located in the Oncorhynchus clarkii lewisi isolate Uvic-CL-2024 chromosome 30, UVic_Ocla_1.0, whole genome shotgun sequence genome:
- the LOC139390019 gene encoding prominin-2-like produces the protein MSQIVSALKTISTVYTANVDKTLESLTQTEVALHNQLPYIVGNVSQCIMEKGEQSLLRYVDWVRHAILYKVLDCHWLAVSLDNVYTAVCLNVVDPLNAFWLCLGWCCAFLVPGVIFSIYTARRLKPEPTFISKDT, from the exons ATGAGCCAAATTGTGAGTGCCTTGAAGACTATCAGCACAGTCTACACG GCTAATGTAGACAAAACACTGGAAAGTTTGACCCAGACAGAAGTGGCACTCCACAACCAGCTTCCTTACATTGTGGGAAAT GTGTCTCAGTGTATCATGGAGAAAGGAGAACAATCCCTGCTTCGGTACGTAGATTGGGTCCGTCATGCG ATCTTATATAAGGTCCTGGATTGCCATTGGCTTGCTGTGTCACTGGACAATGTGTATACAGCAGTCTGTCTCAATGTGGTTGATCCATTG AATGCATTCTGGCTGTGTCTGGGATGGTGTTGTGCATTCCTGGTCCCTGGAGTGATCTTCAGTATCTATACAGCCAGGCGATTGAAGCCAGAGCCCACCTTCATTAG
- the LOC139389520 gene encoding prominin-2-like, producing MGPRLSHGGWLWVFMSLLGAADCTYHCLSSSSDTQPFLSLTQTQTWRVESDGGCLKPLYNFAKLFLESVQPNPFPEDIISTALKTEQLDIPQLVRYEAGYIVCLLLAVLYLLVMPVAGGVLAWGHFHSRKVEVNNTQSSSLASLYHQDIGVAASSVLVTILLLTGVILAFTVNSRVSENMHPGLYHVETSARIIEDSLTSITQKIKVIMEQYSIPKAEISKEMNDADDIIGATIISSFNTDVDEDLIDLSVSIEDAIGTFENLQLYQTTRTDLQANHTTLQNGIQGLQSRVESLGKCPTCDVPNPSNLTTVANYYLIPSVDGKLNDMPPASSLAGLIEQGNLTFHAIPQKCSEQVAPTIAALMSVLNESQEELLNTSHRFPSLESLIEAVSDCKTTVRRFADPVYYYDFVRWAVSLTLCMVMLVIVVLMVVALSLGLPVFFYPTIYSTYQDARLEHTAIGLYRAAVVASFVFSWLFILLVFIVLFFGGNAHTLGCRSWTHGQLFGFLDQQQNIFSSLNNISQSFNTSQSPNTSQSPNTSQSPNISQETNSETQQIQPSTSAIYHGCKSGQSLFHSMHMEQHFDLEDFLNASKYLDGFNETAQNMSVNLDGLKLLTDNGRQGLLSFKQCGIDSINYHEQLLLLSTPVVKTDLGVFANRQKDYQGLVVTEQRQRRLPYLNPNHVTS from the exons ATGGGGCCGAGGCTCTCTCATGGCGGTTGGCTGTGGGTGTTCATGTCCCtactgggtgctgcagactgcaCTTACCACTGCCTCAGCAGCAGCAGTGACACACAACCTTTCCTCTCCTTGACCCAAACTCAGACTTGGCGGGTGGAAAGCGATGGTGGTTGCCTGAAGCCCCTGTATAACTTTGCCAAGCTTTTCCTTGAGTCAGTACAGCCAAATCCTTTCCCGGAAG ATATCATCTCTACAGCTTTAAAGACTGAACAACTAGATATTCCACAG CTGGTTCGGTATGAGGCTGGATATATAGTGTGTTTGCTCTTGGCTGTACTTTACCTGCTCGTGATGCCAGTTGCCGGTGGAGTTCTTGCTTGGGGGCATTTCCATAGTAGGAAGGTAGAGGTGaacaacactcagtcatcatcaTTAGCATCCCTCTACCATCAGGACATCGGTGTGGCAGCTTCTTCAGTTCTTGTCACCATTTTACTCCT gacaggGGTGATCTTGGCTTTCACCGTGAACAGTCGAGTCAGTGAGAACATGCACCCAGGCCTATATCATGTAGAGACCAGCGCCAGGATCATTGAAGACTCTCTAACTTCAATTACACAG AAAATTAAGGTCATTATGGAACAGTACTCCATTCCCAAAGCAGAAATCTCAAaggaaatgaatg ATGCTGACGACATCATTGGTGCAACAATCATCTCCTCTTTCAACACTGATGTCGACGAAGATCTCATAGACTTATCTGTCTCCATCGAAG ATGCTATTGGAACCTTTGAGAACCTGCAGCTGTATCAGACGACCAGGACAGACCTGCAGGCCAATCACACAACCCTGCAGAACGGCATCCAGGGACTACAGAGCCGAGTGGAGAGTCTGGGGAAATGCCCCACCTGTGACGTCCCCAACCCTAGCAACCTGACTACTGTTGCTAACTACTACCTG ATCCCCAGTGTGGATGGCAAGTTGAATGATATGCCTCCTGCATCCAGCCTCGCAGGCCTCATTGAACAG GGGAACCTAACCTTCCATGCCATTCCACAAAAGTGCTCAGAGCAAGTGGCTCCCACAATAGCAG CTCTCATGTCAGTGCTGAATGAATCCCAAGAAGAGTTGCTGAACACCAGCCATAGGTTCCCCTCGCTGGAGTCTCTCATTGAGGCTGTGTCTGACTGTAAAACCACTGTGAGACGCTTTGCAGACCCAGTATATTACTACGACTTTGTCAG GTGGGCAGTGTCATTGACACTCTGCATGGTGATGCTGGTCATAGTGGTTCTGATGGTGGTTGCTCTATCTCTGGGACTGCCTGTGTTCTTCTACCCTACGATTTACTCCACATACCAAGATGCTCGACTGGAACACACAGCAATTGGCCTGTATAGAGC agctgtagtAGCGAGCTTCGTGTTTTCCTGGCTTTTCATCCTCTTGGTCTTTATTGTGTTGTTTTTCGGGGGGAATGCCCACACCCTGGGCTGCCGGAGCTGGACCCATGGACAGCTCTTTGGG TTCTTAGACCAGCAGCAGAATATTTTCAGCAGCCTAAACAACATCAGTCAAAGCTTCAACACCAGTCAAAGCCCCAACACCAGTCAAAGCCCCAACACCAGTCAAAGCCCCAATATCAGTCAAGAGACCAACTCTGAGACCCAACAGATTCAGCCCAGCACCTCAGCAATATACCA TGGCTGTAAGAGTGGACAGTCATTGTTCCACAGCATGCACATGGAGCAGCACTTTGATCTGGAGGACTTCCTCAATGCCAGCAAG TACTTGGATGGATTCAATGAGACTGCTCAGAATATGTCAGTCAACCTGGATGGCTTGAAACTGCTAACTGACAATGGCAGACAGGGCCTACTGAGCTTTAAACAGTGTGGGATAGACAGCATCAACTACCATGAGCAATTACTACTG CTAAGCACACCAGTTGTGAAGACAGACCTTGGAGTATTTGCCAATCGTCAGAAGGATTATCAAGGGTTAGTGGTAACGGAGCAACGGCAGAGAAGACTGCCATATTTGAACCCCAATCATGTAACTTCGTag